TTGCTAAGTGTGATGCTCATCAAAGCTCACTGGCTGCTGTGATTCGCGCTGGTTTAGACAAGTATAAGTCGCTGGTGGCACGCAAGGTTACTGACCCAGAGAAACGCCGCACTGAAATGCAAAAGGCAATTGAGGATGCAACTGCAGTCGAAATGCCTCTTCTCGAAAAGAACCTTGTTGCCCTCTCTACAATTGCCTCAATTTCCACGATGGTCGGACTGCTTGGCACGACGATTGGCATGATTCGTGCCTTTACGGCACTTGCCACAGGCGGCGCGCCCGATGCGGTCCAGCTTTCGCTTGGTATTTCAGAAGCGCTCTTCAACACAGCTGGCGGCATTTTTGGCGGCATTGCTGCGATTGTAGCATATAACGTCTTCACCAGTCAGGTTGACAGCTTCTCATACCAGATTGACGAATCAGCCTTTTACATTGTCGAGACGCTCTCTACGCGTGAAGAAAAGTCAGTTGCCTGAACTCTTAACTGACAGCACTGGGTATGGCAAAGGTCAAAAAGACAACAAGAACTGGTATTAAGCAAGATATGACGCCAATGGTCGATGTCGCTTTCTTGCTTCTTACCTTCTTTATGCTCACCACGCAGTTTCGTCCGCCAGAACTGACACCGATTAACTTGCCCAATGCGACGGCAGAACGCAAGTTGCCTGACCGCGACATTTTGACGGTTACGATTGGCGCTAAAGGCGATGTCTACTTGGGCGTCGATGCACAGCCGACCCGTGACCGCATTTTTAACAACTACATTGCAAAGCGTTTGGGCGAAGCAGGTATGGGCGCCGCAGCCGTTGAGGACTCGGCGCGTAAGTTTCGACTGGCTGAGGGCTTTTTCATCGGCGATGGAAGCGATATGGCACGGCTTGCGACCAACTTAGAGACAATGATTATCCAAGCACGTTTAGCCGAGCCGCGTCTTCGCCCCGTTATTAAAGCCGATGTAACGACCGATTATCAGTATGTAAAGCTCACGATGGATATTTTCAGAAAAACCAATATGCCGACCTTTAACCTCATCACCAGTCTTGAAGCTCTACCAAAACCTAAAAATTAAAGGAGAGAGACAAATATGGGTGGTGGAATTGCGGCACCAGAATCACAGAGTACTCGCAAAAAAGGCAAGAAAAAGAAGCGAAAGCGTCTTGGCTTTACACTGGATATGACGCCAATGGTCGATGTCGCTTTCTTGCTTCTTACCTTCTTTATGCTCACGACGACCTTTGCCAAGCCAAACACGATGGAGGTGAACTTGCCTTCCAAAGATATGAGTGAAGTAAAGGTCGCTGAGTCGAATGTGCTCACCATCCGGGTTACGGAGGGCGACAAAGCCTACTGGAACATCGGCTTCGATGAACCGAAACCGTTTGAGCTATATGACAAAAGCGGCGAAAAGCCTACCATTAGCAATGAGTTTCGCAATATCTTGAAAACCGAGAGTGAGAAAATTCGCCAGCGTGTTGGTGAAGATGTGATGGCTATTGTCTTGAAGTTTGATAAGAAGGCGCAGTATCGCAATCTTGTAGATGTTTTAGATGAACTCAACATTTTGCAGTATCGGCGTTTCAGTATTGCGGACTACACGGAGCAAGATGCCGCAGAAATTGAAAAAGTGTCGGGCACTCAAGCGGGGGCTGCCCCAGCCAATCAACCCTGAAAGGAGGATACACATAATGAGCGAGATTCTGGAAAAAGAGACGAAGACAGCCGCTTCTAATACTGAATACAGCAATGGTCACCACAACGATAGTGGGTTCATCAAGCTTGACTACCTTGATACTGAGCGCTTCCGCAACATCAACTACGGCAACCTCATTTTGCGGAAAGAGTCGCACAAGTATCTTGCGCGCGGTGTCTTCACCTCTATTGGATTTGTCGCAGGTTTGCTTTTCACCTACATTGCTTGGGGGATTATTCACAACTTGCTCAAAGGTGATGAGGAGGAGAACGTCCCCGTAGTTGTGCAGAAAATCGACATCGCCAATCTGCAGCCGCCGCCGCCAATGGACGAGAAAGCGCCACCGCCACCACCACCTGCCGCTATTAAGCCGCCGCAAGCACCTGACATTGGCGAAATCAAAAAAGTCAAAGATGAAGAGGCGCCACCTAAGCGCACCATTGCTGACCAAAACAAGCTCAAAGAAGCTATTGAGAAAAACGCTATCACGGGCGAAGATTCGACTGGCTTTTCCGAGGCTGTTCGCTTAGTTGCTCCTGCCGCGCCTTCTGGGCCAGCGGTTGCCGTCGACGACAACGCCGATCCACCAGACTTTGTTGCTGTCGAAAAGGAGCCACAATTTATCAATCAGGTAAAACCAGTCTATCCTGAAATTGCCCGTAAAGCAGGCATTGAAGGCCGTGTGGTCTTGCGCGTGCTCATTGATAAAGACGGCAAGCCACAAAAGGCACAAATTCTCAAAAATCCGGGCACAGATATCTTTGATGAAGCGGCGATTGCGTCGGTGATGCAATCGAGTTACTCGCCTGCTATTCAGAACGGCAAACCTGTCAAGTGCTGGCTGACTGTGCCCATCAAGTTCACCCTAAGCTCGAAGTAAGTTTCGACTGCCTTTGAGACAAGAAGGTAGGCTAAGTTGTAAGCCTACCTTTTTTCTTCGCTTTTAACCTACTTGCTTTCTTCAAATGCAATATGGGACTTGGCTTAGCGTTGAACCAACCGCATCAATGCTTTTTGCGAGTGCTTGAACGTTTGCTACATTTTTTTAGTTTTGCCGGCAAAGTAACTCTTTCAACAAAACGCAAAACGACTGTTTGACTATGCTGAAAGTCTTTACGCACGGTTGGCGTTTTGCCATCGCAGTCACCTTCTTAGGCTTTTCGATCTGCTCTTTCTCATACCCAGTTTTTGCTCAGGAATATGGCACCATTTCAGGCAAGGTTACAGATGCAAAGTTTGGTGAGCCTTTGCCTTTTGTGCGCATTCAAGTCGTGGACTCCAAGCTCGGCACCGTGTCGCAGACAGATGGGCGATACAGTTTTCGCGTGCCGCCGGGCGAATATACCTTGCGCGTCTCCAGCATCGGCTATGCCCCACAGATCGCAAAAGTCAAAGTCGGTGCTGGCGAAACCGTCGTGAAAGACTTTGTGCTGGTCGAGACCTTCGTGCAAGCGCAAGAACTGGTCGTTACAGGCACACGCCGCAGCGACCGCACGGTGACCGAATCACCTGCTCCGATTGACATCATTACGGCCAAAGAAATTCGTCAGATGGGGCAAGTAGAGACAAACCAAATCCTACAGTTTCTTGTCCCGTCTTACAACTTCCCGCGTCCCTCAATTACTGATGGCACTGACCATGTGCGTCCTGCCACACTGCGCGGAATGGGGCCTGACCAAGTGCTGGTGCTTCTAAACGGCAAGCGCCGTCATACCTCCGCGCTGGTTAATGTTAACGGCTCAATTGGACGTGGTGCGGCAGCTGTAGATCTGAATGCGATTCCTGCCAGTGCCATAGAGCGCATTGAGATTTTGCGTGACGGCGCTGCGGCACAATATGGCTCTGATGCCATCTCAGGCGTTATTAACATTATTTTGAAAAAGGACGCGCCGTCTAATGTCTCTGCACAGTTTGGGCAAAATCTTGAGGGCGATGGACGCGTTTTGCAGGCTGATTTTTCACATAGTTTTCGCCTGAGCGAAAACGGTTTTCTTAACCTTAGTGGCGAGCTGCGCGACCGTGGCTTTACTAACCGCTCAGGGCGCGATGAACGACAGCTTTTTTCACTTGTAAATGGTAACCCTGACCCACGCGAGAATACCATCAACCGCATTAACCATCGCTTTGGCGATGCCGCCACGCTTGATGGCACATTTTTCTTCAATCTTTCACAGCCTATCTCTGAGTCGTTTGCCGTCTACAGCTTCGGCGGTTTCGGTTACCGGCGTGGGGAGGCCACTGGCTTTTTCCGGCCGTCGCAAGACGACCGTGTAGCGCGTTCCCGAGATGCAAATGGCAACATTGTTGCCTTGCATCCCGATGGCTTTTTGCCAATGATTCGCAGCAACATTTACGATATGTCGGCGGCGGCTGGACTGGAAGGTCGCTTGGGAAGCTGGGACTTGAATGTGGGCGTCGTGCACGGACGCAACTACTTTGATTTCAATGTGGTCAATAGCAATAATGCTTCTTTGGGCGCAATTGTCTCGCCGCAAGATGCACCAATTTTAGGCTTACCTGTTGGCGCACCGACTCCGACTTCTGCCTACTGCGGCACAATCTCATTTTTCCAAACTACTGTCAATGCTGATGCCCACACACAGCTTTTCTGGGGTCTTGCTGCTCCGCTCAATCTTTCGCTCGGCGCAGAGTATCGCAACGACCAATATGGCATCCGCGAGGGTGAGCCAGCCTCGTATATGCGCGGTCGGGGTCCTGATACACTGGTTCTGCGTGCTAACGGCACACGAGGAGGCTTAGCCGCTGCTGGCATTCAAGTTTTCCCCGGCTTTCAGCCTGTCGATGCCAAGCAGATTGGACGCAATAGCGTCGCCCTGTATGTCGAGGCAGAACAAAACTTCACAGAGTCTTTTCTTTTGAACCTTGCAGGTCGCTTTGAGAACTTTAGCGACTTTGGCTCTACCATTAACGGTAAAGCAGCTTTCCGATTTGAGTTTCTCAAAGGCTATGCGATTCGCGGCTCAGTGAGCACGGGTTTCCGTGCACCCTCCATGCAGCAAATCGGGTTTTCGACGGTTTCCACGAACTTTATCGGTGGTGTGCCGTTTGAAATCAAGACCTTTACCGTCGATGACCCTGTGGCACGTGCGCTTGGCGCAAAGCCATTGAAGCCTGAACGCACGCTGAATTTCGCAGGCGGCTTAACCTTAGACCCCGCTCCGAATTTTTCTCTTACCGCCGACTACTACCACATTACCGTTACTGACCGAATTGTACTCTCTGGTAACTTTATTGGCGATGCGATTCGCAACTTCCTTGCACAGCGAGGCTTTTCAGGTGTCGGTGGCGGGCGCTTCTTTACGAATGCGATTGATACGCGCACACAAGGCGTAGATGTGGTCGCACGCTATGTGCAGGACTTGGGTCAGTATGGCGTGCTTCGTTTTACAGTTGGTTTCAACTACACACAAAACCAGATTATCAACATCAACACACCGACACCGCCTGAATTAGGCAATCTGAACGAAACTCTCATTGACCGTGTAGAGCGCTTCCGCATTGAGCGCGGTCAGCCACAAACCAACTTGAACCTGATGCTCAACTACAACTATGGTGATTTTGCCTTGATGCTTCGCACAGTGCGCTTCGGTGAAATTGCAGCTCCTGCATTTGGTCAATTACCCGAAATTAATCCTACCATTACCATCAACAATGTCATTTACCCTGACATTACAGTCTTTGACCAGACCTTTGGTGCGCGCTGGATTACAGACATTGATCTCTCCTATCGCTTCTTTGATAGGCTGACCGTCGCTGTAGGAGGCACTAACATTTTCAACATCTATCCCGACCGCACGATTTTGATTCCTAACAACGCCAACAGCGGTCGCATTTTGCCCTTCTCTGGCGCTTCGCCATTTGGATTCAATGGTGCACATTTCTACTCACGCATTTCATATGCGCTGTAATGAGGGGAAGTATGGCGCAAGTCTTTGTCCTTCATAAAATCCTTTTGCATAGACTTGCGCCATTTTGCGAACTACAAAACCACAAAAAGATATGAAGCATACTTGCTTACCACTAAGCCACACCTTTCTGATTTGCATCACACTTTTAATGCTTTCTCTCTTGGGCTGTGAGAAGCCGACCGTTAGCCCTGACCCTTTGGAGAACACTGCGAATGTGCGCGTCTTGCACTTTTCTCCGGGCGCGCCAGCAGTTAATTTGCAAATTAATGGTCGTCGCCCGACCGTTGCTCCAGGCGCCACTTTTCCTGACACGATTCGCTACTTGGACAGCCGCCCCTACTACAATGTGCCTGCCGGACCTGTTACGGTCTCTTTGACGAGCGCGCCGACCTTTGCTATTCCGAATCCACCTTCGCTGTCGCTCAGCACCACCATTCAGGCTGAGCGCAATCAGGCGCGTTACACTGTCACTCTGACGGATACTTTTCCGCGCACCACGCTTACGGTCTATCGTGATACCTCGGTTGCCCCTACCTTTGAGACGATTCCACCTGGGCGTTCACTTGTACGGGTTGTGCATCTTTCGCCAAATGCGCCGACTGTCCGCCCCGTTCTTCGTGTGATTACAGGCGGCACAGATAGCGTGCGCACTTTTTCTGACCTCTCATTTCGACAAGCCTCAAGCTACCTGCTCATCAATGCTGGCTCTGGCACTTTGCAGCTTTTAAATCCTGCGACACAAGCCCCGATTACATCGTTCAGTGCAGCTGTGCCAGGTCCCGCATTAGGCTCTGCTTCTCCGACACCTGGCTTTATTTACACGATTTACATTCGTGGGCTGGTGGGCGTTACAGGCACGAATGCTTTGGGCGTAACGGTCGTAAGAGACAACTAAGCCAGAAAGAAGCAAGGCGCAAGCCAATGCACTGCACCACAGCTTTTCCTACTTGGCTTACTCTTAGGTGTGCTTACACGGTGCAATTAGTCAAGCTGAGTGTGTGGGTGAGTTTACCTCACCCTTCATTTTTCTTTCAAAAGAGAGAAGATGCCCCTTAATTTCTTAGTGGCAACCTTCTCTGGGGCTATGCACTGCCAAATTTTTCTGTAACTTAGGTTTTCAAAACTTAACTTGACTAACACACCCTAAGATGGCAAGAATTTCAGCTCTGACACTTTTTGCGCTTTGGGCGCTGGCTTCTATGTGTGCTTGGGCACAAGACCGCTATGTTGAAATTGTGCAGCGCTACGGTCGCCCACAGTTTTACTTAGAGACCGCAATGTTTCCCACTGCTTCGCCAGACTCTATGCGACTGGTGGTGCATATGAAAATTTCATATGACAATGCTTTCTTTGTGAAGCGCCCTGATGGCAAGTTCAGTGCAGAACTTAACTTCTCCACTGAGGCACTTTCTCGCCAAGTTTCCGTAGCGCGGCGTAGCGCCAAGCGTCTTATTGTGGTTGACAGCTTTGCTACTACCAAAGACCGCTCACTTTTCGTTGAGGCTACTTTTGACCTCACGCTCAAGGCAGGTGAGTATGAGCTTTTCTCCGAGATTTACAGCGATGAAATTCAGAAGCAGATTCGCTTTGACCGTCGTAGCATTGCGCCGAAGCCTAAGAAAGTCGTGCAAGTGTCTGATGTAGTAATGGTTTATCGCCCTGAGCTTAAAAGAGAGCCGCTGCGCTTTAAGCTCTTGGGTGCAGCTGGCAACGGCATTTTTGGTCGTGATTATGTGGGGCTTGTTGAAATTATCTCGCCCCAGCCTATTGATGAACTAAGTTGGGAGCTTTTTGAAAAGCAAGGTCAGAAAGAAAAGTCCATTGAAAAAAAGACTGTGCCCAAAGAGGCAATTTTTGCGGTTCGCAGCCTTGATGTCAATTCAGATGAGAAACAAGAGTATTCACTTTCGGCTGCGCGCCTTGAGCGCTCGGTGCGCTACCTTGCGATACTGGACTTTCAGGCTGAAAAATTAGCGAACACGCGCTTTGTGCTTAAACTTACAGCACGTGCTGGCAAAGAAGTAACGGAAACCACCAAAGAGTTTGAAAATGCTTGGATTGATATTCCTTTTGGACTCTACGACATCACGCTTGCGATTCGCTTAATGGAATACATTTTGAAGCCAGAAGAGCTAAGCGAAATGCAAAGTGGCTCGGCTGAGGAGCAACGCAAAAAGTTTTTGGACTACTGGAAAAAGCGAGACCCGACACCAGAGACAGAGTTTAATGAACTGATGGCTGAATACTTCCGCCGTGTCGATTACGCCTTTTTCAATTTCTACACGCCCCGTGAATTTGGCTGGCGTACAGATCGCGGCAAAACTTACATTCTCTACGGCGAGCCATCCAGCATCACGCGTGAATTTCCGATTAACCGCCCTACGCAGGAAATTTGGACTTACAACGAAATTAAAAAGCGATTTATTTTTGCAGACCGAAACAATACAGGAAACTACGAGCGCATTGCCGTAGAAGACCTGCCGTAACCTAACATTTTTGCAGTATCCATGACTGAAGTATTTGTCTATCCACAAACCCAACCTTCTCTTTGGTTGGAACACTATGCTACGATTACATGGCTGCTCTCAATGTTGTTTCTTGCCATCGTGTGGGCTATTTTCTTTCGATATGGCAATTTCCGATACGGTATCGACGTTGGCTGCTTAGTTAAAACCGTGCTGATTATTCTTGCCACGACTATTGCTTTCGGTGCCCCCTTGATGTATAACACCAAGTTTTACGCCGAACACGGACATGAGGGCGACAAAATCGTGCTAAGCGAAAACGAAATCATCTATGAGACACGGAGCGGCAAACGTAAAGCATTGCGCTACAGCGACATTCAGCGCATCTACCGCGAGCCTCTCACCTATAACCCACCCAAGAGCTACCACATCATTGGGCTTATTGATTCTATCCGCGTTGACTCCATCAGTGTCAAGGAAAACTTGCCTGACTTTGAACGATTTTTGCAGCGCATCTCTGAAAAAACCAAGCGCCCGATTGAACGCTCAATTTAACTTCGCTAATTGTGCTAAACACGCACCGCATTGAGCAAGCACTTAGCCAGACTCGGCGTCTTGGGAAAGTGCTCT
This sequence is a window from Chloroherpetonaceae bacterium. Protein-coding genes within it:
- a CDS encoding MotA/TolQ/ExbB proton channel family protein; translated protein: MKQGTFTIVLLTLALAVGIAIYIWFGAQPKGTIFHAIFEGGPLVSVLIAFIIMIFAYVIERTIALNKAKGKGSMADFIREVKEEIEAGRIDGAIAKCDAHQSSLAAVIRAGLDKYKSLVARKVTDPEKRRTEMQKAIEDATAVEMPLLEKNLVALSTIASISTMVGLLGTTIGMIRAFTALATGGAPDAVQLSLGISEALFNTAGGIFGGIAAIVAYNVFTSQVDSFSYQIDESAFYIVETLSTREEKSVA
- a CDS encoding biopolymer transporter ExbD, coding for MAKVKKTTRTGIKQDMTPMVDVAFLLLTFFMLTTQFRPPELTPINLPNATAERKLPDRDILTVTIGAKGDVYLGVDAQPTRDRIFNNYIAKRLGEAGMGAAAVEDSARKFRLAEGFFIGDGSDMARLATNLETMIIQARLAEPRLRPVIKADVTTDYQYVKLTMDIFRKTNMPTFNLITSLEALPKPKN
- a CDS encoding biopolymer transporter ExbD; translated protein: MGGGIAAPESQSTRKKGKKKKRKRLGFTLDMTPMVDVAFLLLTFFMLTTTFAKPNTMEVNLPSKDMSEVKVAESNVLTIRVTEGDKAYWNIGFDEPKPFELYDKSGEKPTISNEFRNILKTESEKIRQRVGEDVMAIVLKFDKKAQYRNLVDVLDELNILQYRRFSIADYTEQDAAEIEKVSGTQAGAAPANQP
- a CDS encoding energy transducer TonB, which encodes MSEILEKETKTAASNTEYSNGHHNDSGFIKLDYLDTERFRNINYGNLILRKESHKYLARGVFTSIGFVAGLLFTYIAWGIIHNLLKGDEEENVPVVVQKIDIANLQPPPPMDEKAPPPPPPAAIKPPQAPDIGEIKKVKDEEAPPKRTIADQNKLKEAIEKNAITGEDSTGFSEAVRLVAPAAPSGPAVAVDDNADPPDFVAVEKEPQFINQVKPVYPEIARKAGIEGRVVLRVLIDKDGKPQKAQILKNPGTDIFDEAAIASVMQSSYSPAIQNGKPVKCWLTVPIKFTLSSK
- a CDS encoding TonB-dependent receptor gives rise to the protein MLKVFTHGWRFAIAVTFLGFSICSFSYPVFAQEYGTISGKVTDAKFGEPLPFVRIQVVDSKLGTVSQTDGRYSFRVPPGEYTLRVSSIGYAPQIAKVKVGAGETVVKDFVLVETFVQAQELVVTGTRRSDRTVTESPAPIDIITAKEIRQMGQVETNQILQFLVPSYNFPRPSITDGTDHVRPATLRGMGPDQVLVLLNGKRRHTSALVNVNGSIGRGAAAVDLNAIPASAIERIEILRDGAAAQYGSDAISGVINIILKKDAPSNVSAQFGQNLEGDGRVLQADFSHSFRLSENGFLNLSGELRDRGFTNRSGRDERQLFSLVNGNPDPRENTINRINHRFGDAATLDGTFFFNLSQPISESFAVYSFGGFGYRRGEATGFFRPSQDDRVARSRDANGNIVALHPDGFLPMIRSNIYDMSAAAGLEGRLGSWDLNVGVVHGRNYFDFNVVNSNNASLGAIVSPQDAPILGLPVGAPTPTSAYCGTISFFQTTVNADAHTQLFWGLAAPLNLSLGAEYRNDQYGIREGEPASYMRGRGPDTLVLRANGTRGGLAAAGIQVFPGFQPVDAKQIGRNSVALYVEAEQNFTESFLLNLAGRFENFSDFGSTINGKAAFRFEFLKGYAIRGSVSTGFRAPSMQQIGFSTVSTNFIGGVPFEIKTFTVDDPVARALGAKPLKPERTLNFAGGLTLDPAPNFSLTADYYHITVTDRIVLSGNFIGDAIRNFLAQRGFSGVGGGRFFTNAIDTRTQGVDVVARYVQDLGQYGVLRFTVGFNYTQNQIININTPTPPELGNLNETLIDRVERFRIERGQPQTNLNLMLNYNYGDFALMLRTVRFGEIAAPAFGQLPEINPTITINNVIYPDITVFDQTFGARWITDIDLSYRFFDRLTVAVGGTNIFNIYPDRTILIPNNANSGRILPFSGASPFGFNGAHFYSRISYAL
- a CDS encoding DUF4397 domain-containing protein, coding for MKHTCLPLSHTFLICITLLMLSLLGCEKPTVSPDPLENTANVRVLHFSPGAPAVNLQINGRRPTVAPGATFPDTIRYLDSRPYYNVPAGPVTVSLTSAPTFAIPNPPSLSLSTTIQAERNQARYTVTLTDTFPRTTLTVYRDTSVAPTFETIPPGRSLVRVVHLSPNAPTVRPVLRVITGGTDSVRTFSDLSFRQASSYLLINAGSGTLQLLNPATQAPITSFSAAVPGPALGSASPTPGFIYTIYIRGLVGVTGTNALGVTVVRDN
- a CDS encoding GWxTD domain-containing protein, whose protein sequence is MARISALTLFALWALASMCAWAQDRYVEIVQRYGRPQFYLETAMFPTASPDSMRLVVHMKISYDNAFFVKRPDGKFSAELNFSTEALSRQVSVARRSAKRLIVVDSFATTKDRSLFVEATFDLTLKAGEYELFSEIYSDEIQKQIRFDRRSIAPKPKKVVQVSDVVMVYRPELKREPLRFKLLGAAGNGIFGRDYVGLVEIISPQPIDELSWELFEKQGQKEKSIEKKTVPKEAIFAVRSLDVNSDEKQEYSLSAARLERSVRYLAILDFQAEKLANTRFVLKLTARAGKEVTETTKEFENAWIDIPFGLYDITLAIRLMEYILKPEELSEMQSGSAEEQRKKFLDYWKKRDPTPETEFNELMAEYFRRVDYAFFNFYTPREFGWRTDRGKTYILYGEPSSITREFPINRPTQEIWTYNEIKKRFIFADRNNTGNYERIAVEDLP